CGGCTGAAACTCCTTGATCTGCCGTAACAATAATTCGATATTGTTTCCGGCGGCCAGCGCAGTTACCCGATAATCAGGCAGATTTTTTAAAACGGTCAGCGCCTGCGTGCCGATCGAGCCAGTGGAGCCGAGAATAGAAATTTTTTTCATCGGACAAAGTAAACCACAAAATAATAAAAGATCGGGAAAGTCAGCACAAAAGAATCCATGCGGTCTAGAACGCCGCCGTGTCCGGGCAGGAGCTGACCGGAGTCTTTGGCCTGCAAAGCGCGCTTGAGCAGCGACTCGATCAAATCGCCCATCTGCGCGAAAATCGAAATTGCCGCGCCCAAAAACACCGCCTGCCAAACGTTGATCGGCAAAGCGTTGATCGTAACCGGCCAGCCGCCGATGGAAAAACTCAAGCCTTCAAACGTACTAAATAAAACCGAAGCAATAATCGCGCCGCTCAAGCCGCCAGCCGCGCCTTCTAGAGATTTTTTTGGGCTGATGTCTGGCGCCAAAGGGTGCCGGCCGAAAACGATCCCGACCAGATAAGCCAAAATATCATTAGCCCAGATCACGCCAAACAAATACAAACAATATTCAAAACCCTGCGGCCGCGCGCGTAGCAAGATCAAATGCACATACATCAGGCCGGTGTACAGCACCGAGCGCAGCAAATAAAAAAATCCGCTGCGCAAAAAGAAAATTTTCTTGCAAAATAATTCCAGTACAAAAAACCCGATCACCGCCGCGGAAAGCAGCAAGAAAATATTGTTTTCCCAGGTGTAGCGGCCTTCCGGCAAATAAACGGCCAAAAGCAGCAGCGCCGCTAATAAATAGCCGTAATAAAAATTATCGTGA
This genomic interval from Candidatus Margulisiibacteriota bacterium contains the following:
- a CDS encoding phosphatidate cytidylyltransferase yields the protein MLNFRSFNLRKFWQRVLTIAVYAPVVVAALYFGEQLFFIAVLLGVFVSLLEIYNMYNLYSQKHHDNFYYGYLLAALLLLAVYLPEGRYTWENNIFLLLSAAVIGFFVLELFCKKIFFLRSGFFYLLRSVLYTGLMYVHLILLRARPQGFEYCLYLFGVIWANDILAYLVGIVFGRHPLAPDISPKKSLEGAAGGLSGAIIASVLFSTFEGLSFSIGGWPVTINALPINVWQAVFLGAAISIFAQMGDLIESLLKRALQAKDSGQLLPGHGGVLDRMDSFVLTFPIFYYFVVYFVR